In Geopsychrobacter electrodiphilus DSM 16401, a single window of DNA contains:
- the rplL gene encoding 50S ribosomal protein L7/L12, with amino-acid sequence MAAITKEQVVEFLENMTVLEMSEFVKELEAKFGVSAAAPVAAAAAGGEAGAAVEEKDEFDVVLTNCGEKKINVIKVVRAITGLGLKEAKDMVDGAPNTVKEGATKDEAESIKKQLEEAGASVELK; translated from the coding sequence ATGGCTGCAATTACTAAAGAACAAGTCGTTGAATTTCTGGAGAACATGACGGTTCTCGAAATGTCTGAGTTCGTTAAAGAGCTCGAAGCTAAATTTGGCGTATCTGCGGCAGCTCCGGTTGCCGCTGCCGCTGCTGGCGGTGAAGCTGGCGCAGCAGTTGAAGAAAAAGACGAGTTTGATGTTGTGTTGACCAACTGTGGCGAGAAGAAGATCAACGTCATCAAGGTTGTTCGTGCAATTACCGGTCTCGGGCTTAAGGAAGCTAAGGACATGGTTGACGGCGCTCCGAACACCGTCAAAGAAGGCGCAACCAAAGACGAAGCTGAAAGCATCAAGAAGCAACTGGAAGAAGCCGGCGCTAGTGTTGAGCTTAAATAG